The following proteins come from a genomic window of Candidatus Woesearchaeota archaeon:
- a CDS encoding metal-dependent hydrolase translates to MLFTTHILSALLLGKYLGHTGAIVLGSTLIDFDHIFDMIVKGKKHGFRRTLEVLFTPYPEEDESRTVFHSILGWLVISAVLYAIMPSFGIYFSAGYLLHLVLDSLDTSRLRLFYPQKYDIRGWVEYNSLTEYILAIIMFIIYFFF, encoded by the coding sequence ATGTTATTTACCACGCATATTTTATCTGCCCTATTATTAGGGAAGTATTTGGGTCATACCGGAGCAATTGTATTAGGTTCAACTTTAATCGACTTTGACCATATTTTTGATATGATCGTGAAGGGTAAAAAACATGGGTTTCGGAGGACACTTGAAGTTCTTTTCACTCCTTATCCTGAAGAAGACGAATCAAGAACCGTTTTTCATTCAATACTCGGGTGGTTAGTAATATCCGCAGTTTTATATGCAATTATGCCTTCATTTGGAATATATTTTAGCGCAGGTTATTTGTTGCATTTAGTGCTTGATTCTTTAGACACTTCAAGACTTCGTCTTTTTTATCCGCAAAAATATGATATACGGGGATGGGTTGAATATAATTCGTTAACAGAATATATATTAGCAATTATTATGTTTATTATTTATTTTTTCTTTTAA